The following coding sequences lie in one Candidatus Neptunochlamydia sp. REUL1 genomic window:
- a CDS encoding cation transporter dimerization domain-containing protein — protein sequence MGSNTKKSKKDLLILEDVKEVHDLHIWSISTKHFSLSAHLVSEKEVTQEAIKLIQRKYKIFHTTIQIDRQYYPDPL from the coding sequence TTGGGATCAAATACAAAGAAGTCAAAGAAAGATTTATTAATCCTCGAAGATGTTAAAGAAGTTCACGACCTCCATATCTGGTCCATTTCAACAAAACATTTTTCTCTCAGTGCCCACCTAGTGTCAGAAAAGGAGGTAACGCAAGAAGCGATCAAACTGATTCAAAGAAAGTATAAAATCTTTCATACAACCATTCAAATAGATCGCCAGTATTACCCAGATCCGCTATGA
- a CDS encoding amino acid permease — protein MKTNILRVVSGTFLIAGTMIGAGMLGIPLVTGVSGFVPGIIVTSIVWFFMYCTGLLFLEVTLWMPDGSNVLSIAGRFFGKGGRLLSGGMFIFLYYCLMIAYFAAGSPLFAEAVSTLGLTVCGWQMFALFGLVFGTVVAIGPRSIDRVNIIMSIAMIASWFTLIGSGGSEVDTPRLGYTKWSAMVMAMPVLFSAFGFHNVIPSLCTYLKRDKRALRTAVFWGSFLPLVVYIVWQWLIIGAIPQEEIAKTLADGTPITAAFSSVTGEEGFSRIGRFFAFFAIVTSILGVAFSMVDFLGDGFNIERRKGWRRIALTLLTFIPPFILATLNPGIFTTALGIAGGFGEAFLNGLLPIGLLWVGKYTWKLKADLAWLENKGVLSFLIAYSFFVVGLEVFHLIR, from the coding sequence ATGAAAACAAATATATTAAGAGTGGTCAGCGGCACTTTTCTTATCGCTGGAACAATGATTGGGGCTGGAATGCTTGGCATTCCTCTTGTCACAGGCGTTTCAGGATTTGTTCCTGGGATTATTGTAACCTCTATCGTATGGTTTTTTATGTATTGCACAGGCCTTCTCTTTTTGGAGGTCACTCTGTGGATGCCTGATGGGAGCAATGTCCTCTCGATTGCAGGCCGTTTCTTTGGAAAAGGGGGGCGTCTTCTCTCTGGAGGAATGTTTATCTTCCTCTACTACTGTTTAATGATTGCCTATTTTGCAGCGGGGAGTCCTCTTTTTGCAGAAGCAGTTTCAACGCTTGGCTTAACAGTTTGTGGGTGGCAGATGTTCGCTCTTTTTGGTTTGGTTTTTGGCACAGTGGTTGCAATTGGTCCAAGGTCTATAGATCGGGTGAATATCATCATGAGCATTGCGATGATTGCTTCGTGGTTTACTCTGATTGGAAGTGGGGGTTCCGAAGTTGATACGCCTCGCTTGGGCTATACAAAATGGTCTGCTATGGTGATGGCAATGCCCGTTCTTTTCAGTGCCTTCGGGTTTCACAATGTGATCCCTTCGCTCTGTACCTATCTGAAACGTGATAAACGCGCACTCCGAACGGCTGTGTTTTGGGGATCATTTTTGCCCCTGGTTGTTTATATTGTGTGGCAGTGGCTTATCATCGGGGCGATTCCCCAAGAAGAAATAGCAAAAACATTGGCAGATGGGACTCCAATAACTGCAGCATTTTCTTCGGTGACTGGGGAAGAAGGATTTTCTCGGATCGGACGGTTTTTTGCATTTTTTGCGATTGTGACATCCATTTTAGGAGTTGCTTTTTCGATGGTCGATTTTTTGGGAGATGGATTCAATATTGAAAGAAGGAAAGGATGGAGGCGTATTGCCTTGACACTACTTACTTTTATTCCTCCATTTATTTTAGCCACTTTGAATCCAGGAATCTTTACGACAGCGCTCGGGATAGCAGGGGGATTCGGGGAAGCTTTTCTTAATGGTCTTCTCCCAATAGGCCTTCTTTGGGTAGGGAAATATACTTGGAAACTCAAAGCCGACTTAGCTTGGCTTGAGAATAAAGGAGTGCTTTCTTTTTTGATTGCCTATTCGTTCTTTGTTGTTGGGCTGGAAGTCTTTCACTTAATTCGGTAG
- a CDS encoding dihydrolipoyl dehydrogenase family protein, which translates to MEKHYDVIVIGSGGGTKLVTPVAKLDKKVAIIEKGPLGGTCLNRGCIPSKMLIHTAQLASLIRDAKRFEIDFKGNFDVDFEHLVKRVNRTIDAESESITPLYEENPNIDYYPHEGHFVDKMTVEAGGVRLTGDKIILGVGARAAIPKIPGLDKVPYMTYQEALRNTKKPKKLIVIGGGFIATELGYFYSAVGVETEFLVRSILLRPEDDDVREAFQDAFSKQVKLRLGCDFQEASYTNGLITISYKDGKGNLLKAEGDALIVATGIKPWSDSLNLEKTDIKVDEKGFVKVDEYLQTTQENVYALGDCVGNFLFRHSANFEGEYLFQALFHEKTPQPITYKGVPHAVFSSPEIAGVGKTERELKEAKIPYIIGKNTYAASARGMALLPETGFVKLLFEKHTLKLLGAHIIGEEASNMVHMLILAVQMDATLHDLLGMIYIHPALPEIVRNAARNAHKTLT; encoded by the coding sequence ATGGAAAAGCATTACGATGTAATTGTCATTGGGTCGGGAGGCGGAACAAAGCTTGTAACTCCAGTTGCTAAGCTTGACAAGAAGGTCGCTATCATTGAGAAAGGTCCCCTTGGTGGAACCTGTCTCAATAGAGGGTGTATTCCTTCAAAGATGCTTATCCATACTGCTCAGCTTGCTTCACTCATTAGAGATGCAAAAAGATTTGAAATCGATTTCAAGGGGAATTTTGATGTTGACTTCGAGCATTTGGTGAAGCGGGTTAATCGTACTATCGATGCAGAATCTGAAAGCATCACTCCTCTTTACGAAGAAAATCCGAATATTGATTACTATCCCCATGAGGGACATTTTGTTGATAAAATGACTGTCGAGGCAGGAGGAGTTCGACTTACAGGTGACAAGATCATCCTTGGAGTAGGAGCCCGCGCAGCAATCCCAAAAATTCCAGGTCTCGATAAAGTCCCCTATATGACCTACCAAGAGGCTCTTCGCAATACTAAAAAACCAAAAAAATTGATTGTAATTGGAGGTGGCTTTATCGCCACTGAGCTTGGGTATTTTTACTCGGCAGTTGGTGTCGAAACAGAATTTCTTGTGAGAAGCATTTTACTTCGCCCCGAAGATGATGACGTTAGAGAAGCCTTTCAAGATGCTTTTTCTAAACAGGTAAAGCTTCGCTTAGGGTGCGATTTTCAAGAGGCAAGTTATACGAATGGTCTCATAACCATAAGCTATAAAGATGGTAAGGGAAACCTTCTTAAAGCTGAGGGAGATGCCCTCATCGTTGCAACAGGGATTAAGCCCTGGAGCGATTCTCTAAACCTAGAAAAGACCGATATTAAGGTTGATGAAAAGGGATTTGTGAAAGTCGATGAATATCTTCAAACCACACAAGAGAATGTTTATGCTTTAGGAGATTGTGTAGGAAACTTTCTATTTCGTCACTCAGCCAATTTTGAGGGAGAGTACTTATTCCAAGCACTTTTTCACGAGAAGACGCCTCAACCGATCACTTATAAGGGAGTTCCTCACGCTGTATTCTCTTCTCCGGAGATCGCTGGTGTTGGGAAAACGGAGCGCGAACTCAAAGAAGCAAAAATCCCCTATATCATCGGAAAAAACACTTACGCCGCGAGTGCACGCGGAATGGCTCTTCTTCCTGAGACTGGCTTCGTCAAGCTCCTCTTCGAAAAACATACTTTAAAACTCCTTGGGGCTCATATTATTGGTGAGGAGGCTTCCAACATGGTTCACATGCTAATTCTAGCAGTCCAAATGGATGCCACCCTCCACGATCTACTTGGAATGATTTACATTCACCCAGCACTTCCCGAGATCGTCAGAAATGCTGCTCGAAACGCTCATAAAACGCTCACTTAG
- a CDS encoding adenylyltransferase/cytidyltransferase family protein, which produces MGDLFHAGHVQFFKKAREEGDYLIVGIHRS; this is translated from the coding sequence GTGGGTGATTTATTCCATGCTGGTCATGTCCAGTTCTTTAAAAAAGCGCGAGAAGAGGGGGATTATCTTATTGTAGGGATTCACCGATCTTGA
- a CDS encoding DUF1207 domain-containing protein yields MSIKNLVIVTSISFWICSFGFADEPFFSAGPPTRSDSIPREHVESEEDAYLEGYIQALVNANYYEFDVLVYVENGDVYLYNLPKNALIKNSIISFVSDIPDVKSVTPVDKFPDEKLAKLEKREVQPQIKGVWFPQQTVLYPPMIANPRATIYSAAYHIGDNIIGKKSIAVSLGDNFPIFRWRNVLPWQGDMQIDIQAGIWSVFKMGVDFNGEISELFNTDYLVGFPLSYAFDKWAFRLRVYHVSSHLGDEYLVHNPGVERLNPSMEAVDLFTSYQVNSDLRVYGGFGWVFHSDKTYPIKPPLYLEWGGEVRLLGRKFFYHRLYGTAFLSVYLRNWQVNDWNLDGTCMAGYEISKLQGVGRKMRIFVNYHRGYSEGQFFKDRTSWTGFGFSWGF; encoded by the coding sequence ATGAGTATTAAAAATTTAGTAATAGTTACTTCCATCTCCTTTTGGATTTGTTCTTTTGGTTTTGCAGATGAACCATTTTTTTCTGCGGGACCGCCAACACGCTCGGATAGCATTCCACGTGAACATGTTGAAAGTGAAGAAGATGCTTATTTGGAGGGATATATTCAGGCTCTAGTCAATGCCAACTACTATGAGTTCGATGTCCTTGTGTATGTAGAAAATGGGGACGTGTACCTTTACAATTTACCGAAAAATGCGCTGATCAAAAATAGTATCATTTCTTTTGTGAGCGATATTCCTGATGTGAAGTCTGTGACTCCGGTTGATAAGTTTCCTGATGAAAAGTTAGCAAAACTTGAAAAAAGAGAGGTTCAGCCTCAGATTAAAGGAGTTTGGTTTCCTCAGCAAACCGTTCTCTATCCTCCAATGATTGCTAATCCCAGAGCAACGATCTATTCAGCGGCATATCATATCGGGGATAACATCATTGGAAAAAAATCCATCGCTGTTTCCTTGGGGGATAACTTTCCGATTTTTCGATGGCGCAATGTACTTCCTTGGCAAGGAGATATGCAAATTGACATTCAGGCAGGAATCTGGTCTGTGTTTAAGATGGGCGTAGATTTCAATGGGGAGATTTCTGAACTCTTTAATACTGACTATCTTGTTGGGTTTCCCTTAAGTTATGCTTTTGATAAATGGGCATTTCGTCTCCGCGTATATCATGTTTCGTCTCACCTAGGAGATGAGTATCTTGTTCATAATCCAGGGGTTGAGCGATTGAACCCTAGTATGGAAGCGGTTGATCTCTTTACTTCATATCAGGTGAACAGTGATCTTCGAGTCTATGGTGGATTTGGTTGGGTTTTTCATAGTGACAAGACCTATCCTATTAAGCCCCCTCTATACTTGGAGTGGGGAGGAGAAGTACGTCTACTTGGTCGCAAGTTTTTCTACCATCGCCTTTATGGAACAGCATTTCTATCTGTCTACCTTAGAAATTGGCAGGTCAATGATTGGAACCTTGATGGGACATGCATGGCAGGATATGAAATCAGTAAACTTCAAGGAGTGGGGAGAAAAATGCGAATTTTTGTTAATTATCACCGCGGCTACTCTGAAGGGCAATTCTTTAAAGATCGTACATCATGGACGGGCTTCGGCTTTTCTTGGGGCTTCTAA
- a CDS encoding amino acid permease: protein MSIYRNKTFGSTLLVGGTSIGAGMLALPLTTGAGGFFPSSILLFIAFAFMLMSLFFLLEATLMSEKLNANLITICKERLGSVGEFAAWVSFLMLLYSVAAAYLSGGGSLIADVLSSSLKMNISANIGIFIFLAVFGFIVVFETKAVDAINRICMIGLALSFLFLLIFVTPHVEATNYSGGKPKYLWAAVPVVVLSFTSHIIVPSLRSYLGGEVAKLKKALLYGSLIPLVFYLVWEFLIIGMLPLSGKYGLETIGGAPHPVAGLTDALNAILGFPWVAIVVGLFSFFALVTSFFGVALSLYDFLADGFKIKKTIKGKAFLLLLMFAPPLLFSLFYPGGFVLALGYAGVFVAILYGLLPAFMVWHGRYFEKKKERFRVFGGKFTLLIMFVGSLAIIFFQIAATQGWLPTLTG from the coding sequence ATGAGTATTTATCGGAATAAAACGTTTGGAAGTACGCTCTTAGTTGGTGGGACGTCAATCGGAGCTGGAATGCTGGCTCTACCATTGACGACTGGAGCAGGAGGCTTCTTTCCTTCGAGTATCTTACTTTTTATTGCATTTGCTTTTATGCTTATGAGCCTTTTTTTCTTGCTCGAAGCAACTTTGATGTCGGAGAAGCTTAATGCTAACTTGATCACGATCTGTAAAGAACGTCTAGGTTCTGTAGGTGAATTTGCCGCTTGGGTCTCTTTTTTGATGCTTCTATACTCTGTGGCTGCTGCCTATCTTTCGGGTGGAGGGTCATTAATTGCAGATGTTTTGAGTTCCAGTCTTAAGATGAATATTTCTGCAAATATCGGGATATTTATTTTTTTGGCTGTCTTTGGGTTTATTGTAGTTTTTGAAACTAAGGCGGTTGATGCTATCAATCGCATTTGTATGATTGGGTTGGCTCTTTCGTTTTTATTTCTCCTTATTTTTGTGACTCCTCACGTGGAGGCCACCAACTACAGCGGAGGGAAGCCAAAATACTTATGGGCGGCTGTACCGGTAGTAGTCCTTTCCTTTACTTCGCATATTATTGTTCCAAGTTTGAGGAGCTATTTAGGTGGCGAAGTTGCAAAACTCAAAAAGGCCCTTTTGTATGGGAGTTTGATCCCTCTTGTTTTCTACTTAGTATGGGAATTTTTAATCATCGGAATGCTCCCTTTATCTGGGAAGTATGGTCTTGAAACTATCGGGGGGGCTCCTCATCCGGTTGCGGGTCTAACAGATGCTCTGAATGCTATTTTGGGATTTCCTTGGGTTGCAATTGTTGTGGGTTTATTTTCGTTTTTTGCTCTCGTGACATCATTTTTTGGTGTGGCTCTTAGCTTGTATGACTTTTTAGCTGATGGTTTCAAGATTAAGAAGACGATTAAAGGAAAAGCATTTCTTCTTCTATTGATGTTTGCGCCACCCCTTCTTTTTTCTCTGTTCTATCCAGGCGGATTTGTTTTAGCTTTAGGATATGCTGGAGTTTTCGTGGCGATTCTATATGGCCTTCTTCCAGCTTTTATGGTCTGGCATGGCCGCTATTTCGAAAAGAAGAAAGAGCGTTTTCGTGTCTTCGGCGGAAAGTTTACACTTTTGATTATGTTTGTAGGATCTCTGGCGATTATCTTCTTTCAGATTGCTGCGACTCAAGGCTGGCTTCCAACACTTACGGGTTAA
- a CDS encoding carboxymuconolactone decarboxylase family protein, translating into MGEIYAREGLDQKSRKIATIASGNTPQIKWHISGGFDSGVITKREVEEVIIQMVLYIGFPQTLNAMKVARKVFEEKGLADRD; encoded by the coding sequence ATGGGTGAAATCTATGCCAGAGAGGGTTTGGATCAAAAATCTAGAAAAATCGCAACAATCGCTTCAGGAAATACTCCTCAAATTAAATGGCATATCTCAGGAGGTTTCGATTCGGGTGTAATTACCAAAAGGGAAGTAGAAGAAGTGATTATTCAAATGGTTTTATATATTGGATTCCCTCAAACACTCAATGCGATGAAGGTTGCGAGGAAAGTCTTCGAGGAAAAAGGGTTAGCTGACCGAGATTAG
- a CDS encoding LOG family protein — protein MRAPLSFLHHDLVTPDGKIISISPIDQKRIEVKVQIENISPSFLGFDIDQSLVLFNLKSTLAQLGVNATLKEMDLSKTKRSGVVFVELFALSNEGETILSHLQEETYIGKLFAADERRRVREPIYLSRIFGRSDRAGKPLLSLGEEDGKANWTLEQIDGRMIAFLPLKKGIQTYKNQVNGLIPILVEALKHPNIKVRELIHLTQKWEEKKRVVNGGLLLVNTLPLHIRTVFAHVVNDFLPEGVQHTAASILQPDTFASGDIYELYGKSSEEVTQIPLEFYTLDPYREHVFFSDRDQLQASIDDPKILFKALETAPNPTHHKCATFVVKGDQLHNLSPNDWIQTESTHKEFPGFFHPTEQAEKVEKYMHAQPSYPYLEAIEKGMITSQGILLSRFFPSPIMKRMLLSEQVYDCLKGIYFEQPSRSHGEYFSHEDRSLFLDLAKFGVSIYWLDRRCNKILRYVPKPGKDSGMFVPLSKVETFIAATMVGIYGSNLMEGSFEPLIQDLLKGLLQMKEGCSHRLLNPETPLALVTGGGPGMMSVGNRIAKDLGILSCANILDFRTNKNQVVNEQEQNPFIEAKMTYRLDRLVERQAEFHLDFPIFLTGGIGTDFEYAIEETRRKTGVKSPSPVLLVGSPEYWKHKITTRFECNINAGTIAGSEWMSNCFFCIQNAKQGLKVYENFFTGKLSIGPQGPIYPEGFKVVDH, from the coding sequence ATGAGAGCACCTTTATCATTTTTGCATCATGACCTAGTCACCCCTGATGGGAAAATCATCTCGATATCTCCTATCGATCAAAAACGAATAGAAGTAAAGGTGCAAATAGAAAATATTTCTCCTTCATTTTTAGGATTTGACATTGATCAAAGTCTAGTCTTGTTTAATCTAAAAAGTACACTTGCTCAACTTGGGGTAAACGCCACCCTAAAAGAAATGGATCTCTCAAAAACAAAACGAAGCGGCGTGGTTTTTGTTGAGCTTTTTGCTCTCTCTAACGAAGGAGAAACCATTCTTTCTCACCTTCAAGAAGAGACCTATATTGGCAAGCTATTTGCTGCCGATGAACGAAGAAGAGTCCGTGAACCAATCTATCTGTCGCGAATATTTGGGCGCAGCGATCGCGCTGGTAAGCCCCTTCTTTCTCTTGGAGAAGAAGATGGAAAGGCTAATTGGACTTTAGAGCAAATCGATGGGAGAATGATTGCATTTCTCCCCCTCAAGAAAGGCATTCAAACCTACAAAAACCAAGTAAATGGGTTAATACCCATTCTTGTTGAAGCTCTAAAACACCCCAATATTAAGGTGAGAGAACTCATCCATCTTACCCAAAAATGGGAAGAAAAAAAACGCGTCGTGAATGGAGGACTCCTTCTTGTCAATACCCTTCCCCTTCACATCCGAACAGTATTTGCTCATGTTGTTAATGACTTTCTTCCTGAAGGAGTTCAACACACAGCCGCATCCATTCTTCAGCCTGATACCTTTGCCTCCGGAGATATCTATGAGCTCTATGGGAAGAGCTCTGAAGAAGTCACACAGATCCCTCTCGAATTTTACACTCTTGATCCCTATCGAGAACATGTCTTTTTTTCGGATAGAGACCAACTTCAAGCCTCAATTGATGACCCTAAAATTCTCTTCAAGGCACTCGAAACAGCTCCAAATCCAACTCACCATAAATGCGCTACCTTTGTTGTAAAGGGAGATCAACTTCACAACCTATCCCCTAATGATTGGATCCAAACCGAATCAACGCATAAAGAGTTTCCTGGTTTTTTTCACCCAACTGAGCAGGCAGAAAAAGTCGAAAAATATATGCATGCGCAACCTTCCTATCCCTACTTGGAAGCGATCGAAAAAGGGATGATTACAAGCCAAGGGATTCTGCTTAGTCGATTTTTTCCTTCACCAATTATGAAACGCATGCTCCTCAGTGAGCAGGTCTACGACTGTTTGAAAGGAATCTACTTCGAACAACCCTCACGCTCGCATGGAGAATACTTTTCCCATGAAGATCGCTCCCTATTCCTGGATTTAGCAAAGTTTGGGGTTTCAATCTACTGGCTGGACCGAAGGTGCAATAAAATCCTTCGCTATGTTCCTAAACCTGGTAAGGATTCTGGAATGTTTGTTCCCCTTTCTAAAGTAGAAACCTTCATTGCAGCTACCATGGTTGGTATCTATGGATCGAACCTTATGGAGGGAAGCTTCGAACCTCTTATCCAAGACCTGCTCAAAGGGCTGCTTCAAATGAAGGAAGGTTGCAGTCACCGACTTCTGAATCCAGAGACTCCCTTAGCCCTCGTCACTGGAGGAGGCCCAGGAATGATGAGCGTTGGAAACCGCATTGCCAAAGACCTTGGGATTCTTTCATGCGCAAATATTCTCGACTTTCGCACAAACAAAAATCAAGTCGTTAATGAGCAGGAACAAAATCCCTTCATCGAAGCAAAAATGACCTATCGCCTGGATCGCTTAGTAGAAAGGCAAGCCGAGTTCCATCTTGACTTTCCTATCTTTCTTACAGGAGGAATTGGAACTGACTTTGAATACGCCATTGAGGAGACTCGCCGAAAAACTGGGGTCAAATCCCCTAGCCCAGTCCTCCTTGTCGGCTCACCAGAGTACTGGAAACATAAAATCACTACGCGCTTCGAATGTAACATAAATGCCGGAACCATCGCCGGCTCCGAATGGATGAGCAATTGCTTTTTCTGTATTCAAAATGCTAAGCAGGGATTAAAAGTTTACGAGAATTTTTTCACAGGAAAACTCTCGATTGGACCTCAAGGTCCGATCTATCCAGAAGGGTTTAAAGTTGTTGACCACTAG
- a CDS encoding MYG1 family protein, whose amino-acid sequence MENAETKYRTLGTHDGSFHADEVTACALLLLFDLIDLEGIVRTRDQNLLAKCEYVCDVGGIYDPSIKRFDHHQSNYSGSFSSAGMILKHLKDQKILDAKLYQYINGSLVMGVDAIDNGKSAPAMGHCSFSSVIANFVPVRYDANKEVFQGAFFQALDFCLGHLTRLVAKYKYIQECRGKIKSEMDKRQKVMYFDEAMPWIESFFDLGGSKHVAQFIIMPAGDQWKLRGIPPSYDKRMQVRVPMPKEWAGLINGELKSKSGISGAVFCHKGRFISIWETKEDAEKALEYIQRKMR is encoded by the coding sequence ATGGAAAATGCAGAGACAAAGTATCGCACACTTGGTACTCACGATGGGAGCTTTCACGCAGATGAGGTGACGGCATGTGCTCTTTTGCTCTTGTTTGATCTCATCGATCTGGAAGGTATTGTTCGGACACGAGATCAAAATTTGCTTGCGAAGTGTGAATACGTTTGTGATGTTGGTGGAATCTATGATCCATCTATCAAGCGTTTTGATCACCATCAATCTAATTATAGTGGAAGCTTTAGTAGCGCCGGAATGATCCTTAAACATCTGAAGGATCAGAAGATTCTTGATGCTAAACTATACCAATATATCAATGGCTCTCTTGTAATGGGGGTGGATGCAATCGACAATGGGAAATCTGCGCCGGCGATGGGGCATTGCTCTTTTTCTTCTGTAATCGCTAATTTTGTTCCCGTTCGATATGATGCGAATAAAGAAGTTTTTCAGGGGGCTTTTTTCCAAGCTCTTGATTTTTGTTTGGGGCACCTAACTCGATTGGTTGCAAAGTATAAGTATATTCAAGAGTGTAGAGGAAAGATTAAGTCTGAGATGGATAAACGGCAAAAAGTGATGTACTTTGATGAGGCTATGCCTTGGATCGAGTCCTTCTTTGATCTAGGGGGTAGCAAACATGTAGCACAATTCATTATTATGCCTGCAGGAGATCAATGGAAACTTCGAGGAATTCCGCCTTCTTATGATAAGCGGATGCAGGTGAGAGTTCCCATGCCAAAAGAGTGGGCAGGACTCATCAATGGAGAGCTTAAGAGCAAGTCAGGAATTTCAGGGGCAGTATTTTGCCATAAGGGAAGGTTTATCTCTATTTGGGAGACTAAGGAAGATGCTGAAAAAGCTCTAGAATATATCCAGAGGAAAATGCGGTGA
- a CDS encoding histidine triad nucleotide-binding protein, protein MSTIFGKIIKGDIPSSKVFESDTLLVIKDISPQAPVHLLLIPKKEYRSLQEVPKEDLSVMSEIIDVTQSLAEKFGVADNYRLLTNIGTKAGQSVFYLHFHLIGGKALGPMA, encoded by the coding sequence GTGAGTACTATTTTTGGAAAGATTATCAAGGGAGACATTCCTTCTTCTAAAGTCTTTGAAAGCGATACACTTCTTGTTATAAAGGATATTAGTCCACAAGCACCTGTTCACCTTCTTTTGATTCCCAAAAAGGAATATCGATCACTCCAGGAGGTTCCCAAAGAAGATCTCAGTGTGATGAGTGAAATTATAGACGTTACTCAATCCCTTGCTGAGAAATTTGGGGTTGCAGACAATTACCGATTGCTGACAAATATTGGAACTAAAGCAGGGCAATCGGTTTTCTACCTTCATTTTCATTTAATTGGTGGAAAAGCGCTCGGCCCAATGGCATGA
- a CDS encoding HEAT repeat domain-containing protein — protein sequence MKFIVFLLLLSSLYATETEVIKRIHSHLLIYDYHSALHACEEGLQQYPDSDGLKRVYVRTLAENGKDDEAIMGWNHLGLKEENSDLIETLAWGVLTRSENSPQFVVNIASLMSAYYTDDVRAVQMLHNQLSSSNALLRSMAAQLSPHYRDVSLIEELTRLLSQEKTWFVRLEVIKALGAMEVKEIKEPLKNLIVRSRTTAEEKGAAIASLVNIYEDVGDEELLKLIHSKRAGLRHLACQIVSHLDLCQKTSMIELLLEDHTSDVRMAALTTLYFMGINNLGPETLAKMIDMTEDSHPPVALTAAWVVSQFAPETSLQVVRQWVYSTDESSRRLAAFVLGRLGSVGMNLSHQVLKITPDPFVKANLALGGIGQGGNPERLSDTLYTFLMLQRGKLMWDGTQSPLFQVLAPSKICHVPQVPQYPTMVDHLTRLEILGMLTALKHPKAENAVKSFLTEHILGVTYAASSTLLEEGGEEAIEILRTLLHEKDENVRVQAALVLALSGGESVAVKVLQEAYFSVDREMKVNILGALGYIGDKSSIPFLIQQMQQPYQILKVVAASALIQCMYH from the coding sequence ATGAAATTTATCGTATTTTTGCTTCTATTGTCCTCCCTTTATGCGACGGAAACAGAAGTAATCAAAAGGATTCATTCTCATCTTTTGATTTATGATTACCATTCTGCTCTCCATGCTTGTGAGGAAGGTCTTCAACAGTACCCTGATTCTGATGGGTTGAAGAGAGTCTATGTGCGCACTCTTGCCGAAAATGGAAAAGATGATGAAGCAATTATGGGGTGGAATCATCTAGGACTTAAAGAAGAAAATTCTGATCTTATTGAAACTTTGGCCTGGGGAGTCTTAACGCGTTCTGAAAATTCGCCTCAGTTTGTTGTCAATATTGCTTCTCTTATGAGTGCATATTACACTGATGATGTTCGTGCTGTGCAAATGCTTCATAATCAATTGAGCTCTTCCAATGCACTACTCCGATCCATGGCCGCGCAGCTATCGCCGCACTATCGTGATGTTTCCCTGATCGAAGAGCTCACGAGACTCCTTAGCCAGGAAAAGACTTGGTTTGTTCGATTAGAGGTGATTAAAGCACTTGGCGCCATGGAAGTAAAAGAGATCAAAGAGCCTCTAAAAAATCTTATTGTTAGGTCTCGGACAACAGCAGAGGAAAAAGGGGCAGCGATTGCTTCTCTTGTTAATATTTATGAAGATGTTGGTGATGAAGAACTACTGAAACTGATTCACTCAAAACGAGCAGGGTTGCGTCATTTGGCTTGCCAAATCGTATCGCACCTTGACCTCTGTCAAAAGACTTCAATGATCGAGCTTCTTTTAGAAGACCACACTTCGGATGTTCGGATGGCTGCCTTAACAACTCTTTACTTTATGGGTATCAATAATTTAGGCCCTGAAACTTTGGCAAAAATGATTGATATGACTGAGGATTCCCACCCCCCAGTTGCGCTAACTGCAGCTTGGGTTGTTTCCCAGTTTGCTCCTGAGACATCGCTGCAAGTCGTTCGTCAATGGGTTTATTCAACCGATGAGTCTTCTAGGCGGTTGGCTGCCTTTGTTTTGGGAAGACTGGGGAGTGTTGGAATGAATCTTTCTCATCAAGTCTTAAAAATCACCCCAGATCCTTTTGTGAAGGCAAACTTAGCACTAGGTGGAATTGGCCAGGGCGGAAACCCTGAGAGACTTTCTGACACCCTCTATACGTTCTTGATGCTTCAAAGGGGAAAACTGATGTGGGATGGAACACAATCCCCCTTATTCCAAGTCTTAGCACCTTCAAAAATTTGTCATGTTCCTCAGGTTCCTCAATATCCAACAATGGTGGATCATCTCACACGCCTAGAAATATTAGGAATGCTTACTGCGTTAAAACATCCAAAAGCCGAGAATGCAGTTAAGAGCTTTTTAACAGAACATATTCTTGGGGTAACGTATGCTGCCTCGAGCACTCTTCTTGAAGAAGGAGGAGAAGAAGCGATCGAAATTCTTCGTACTTTACTTCACGAGAAAGATGAAAATGTTCGGGTGCAGGCAGCGCTTGTTCTAGCGCTTTCAGGGGGAGAATCCGTAGCGGTAAAAGTGCTTCAGGAAGCATATTTTTCTGTTGATCGTGAAATGAAGGTTAACATTTTAGGGGCTCTGGGTTATATAGGTGATAAGAGTTCGATACCCTTTCTAATACAGCAGATGCAGCAACCGTATCAAATACTAAAAGTGGTGGCGGCCTCTGCCCTTATTCAATGCATGTATCATTAG